Within Takifugu flavidus isolate HTHZ2018 chromosome 12, ASM371156v2, whole genome shotgun sequence, the genomic segment AGAGATTGTGGTAAACTAGAATAAGGTTGCAACAGGTGCTTGGCGATTAAGTATTTATTGGCTGCTAATACACATAATAGTGAACGGGTCAATAAAGGTCcaaagtgtttctttttctaaacACAGAGGAACAAAGTGTAACTGTTTTATTCTTTACTTCTCAGGGTGCAGGCCATTTGTAACTGTTTACAGGGGAACCCATCAGAGCCTGTGAGCTTCACTACCCTAAGTTGTGAGCCCGATCCTCCCAATCCTCCCAGGAAGGCTAGCGGGACCAAGAACTCGCTTGTACTGCAGTGGAAGGTAAGACCCAACTGGATTTTATCCTTTGGTTTTTAGTTCAGCAACTTTAAGAGTTGGATTTAATGGTTTTTGTGGTTCTGTGATAACATAATGAGTCAgtggctgcagacacaaagaggTAAACGCTGTACGCCTGAGATTCCGATCTTTGGTTCACCTCCCAGGTGTGGCTCTTGGTGTGGCACTTTAAAACTGCATTCCCAGCAAACCTACCAGATATAATTATGCGCAAACCTTGGCACACCTGGTTTGTTGCTAAAGTGGTGCTTTATGAAGCTTCTTCGTAATTAAAATGTGGAATAGCATATATGGAATGAAGGACGGTCGCGTATtatgtgcatttttatttaactttgGAATGGACTTTCCAGAATCTGGACAGGTTATGTATTTTAGATATTTTGCATTGAgtgaaatgacacattttatgaaattattttatttacaggcTCCATGTGACAACGGTTCCAAAATCCAAAACTACATTCTACAGTGGGATGAGGTATTTGTTTCCTCTCATTTCAAATGCAGACTGAGTGACATCATAACTTGCTCAATGTGGGAATCCTGTAGTGTGTGTCAACATTAGTCATCTTAAAGCTGGACCACATATTTATACAGGGCACATTAGCAGCACCGTGAGGGTTGTGCCATGGCCACCATAAATCCGCACCTTTTTTGCTCCGTGTTTGGGTTTCCACTGACAGCATCGCGCGTTGTGCTAAAAAAGATTCCATAAGCGGTTGGCATGCCACATCAAATAGAATACCAGTCTCTTTTTTCATGAAATGTGCGTCAATtcataaaaaaaagtgtgtggtGCGAAAACAAATTTCCTGTGCAAATGATTGACTAAGTCAGTGCTTGTTTCTCAAATTCCCTGCAGTTCAAAACAAAATTCCCCGAGTAAATCTGTGGCAGTCACAGCAAAAGCCTTCTAGTTTTAAGCCCTTAGCTTCATAGGCTTGGCCGTGCTGTAATTATTTACAATGGTGATCATCTTTACATTGTCACGAGGTTGATAATTATCAACGTTACTCCAAaagatcattttctttttgaagaACGTGGATTTCCCTCATTGGTTTTTGCAGGGGAAGGGCACAGGGATGTATGAACAGTGCTACTATGGACCTCAAAAGCAGTACAGAGTGACCAAGCTTTCACCAGCTTCAAGATACGCCTTCCGCCTTGCAGCAAAGAACGACATGGGTGTGAGGTCTGCGCATTTCCAGAATTACTAGAGCACTTCTGAGATGACGATGATGAATGGGGGTGATGATGACCTGTCTTCACCTATGCACGCGCCTTTCTGTGTTTCCAGTGAGTTCAGCGAAGTGGTGGACCTGTTCACCTCCTGCAGCGTGCCATTGCCACCCTTCCCCCCAGAGCTGGAGAAGGCAGGAGTGACGTGGCTGTGTCTTAAGTGGCAGAGACCCACTAGCTCTCCAAAGGAAGATGACATTTACTATATTTTAGAAATGGAAGAGGAAGGCTTGGTAGGTTCAGTTTGACTTTATTTATGAGTCCTTACTGTAGTAAACCAGGATTCAATCCCAAAAGCGTAGTTTGATTTATAAAGACAAAATCGTTGCAGGTTAAAGAGAAATCCTAAGTAGCTACCTCTCCCTGTGTTATAGACACATTACCTGCCGACATAAAACCACCAGTTGCCCAAAGCTGTTTATGTCCGACAGCTTTGGTTTCTGGGCTACGGTTGTCGTCAAGCACGTCATCACTCACCtggttgttttctttccctGTGGTAatatgttgttattgttgtcgcAGGGATACGGCTTCCAGCCCAGTTATGACGGTGATGAGCTCACTTGCACCATCAGGAATCTCCACAGGAGTACAAAGTACAAGTTTAGGGTAAGGGAGCCGGTGATGCTAGCAGTCCACTGGTTTtattcaggctgctgcagataTGAGGGTGAATAAAGTGAACGGGGACAGGATTCGGACAGGGTGGGTGCCGAGGCCCACTGTGGCCCTATGACTCATCTGTTTGCAGGATTCGGTCAGCATGGGGGTGGGGGAACATAACAGCATAAACAGGAGGATGCCAATGATCATCTCATGCAGCGACCCAGTCAGAAGCTTGTTAAGTAAAGTGTTTGAGTCACATTGGCCTTTTGCCAACTGTGCTGTGGCCACACTCCCATTACTCCCTTTCGTTCACGCTAAGGTGGTTTGAAAAGTTTAAGGTGATCAGTTACTCTTTGAGATTGGTGAGGgtttgtctccccctgctgaGAAAACCTACATCTCTGTAGCATCAGCGTAATTTAGATTAGCAGGAATAACTGTGGACTGAGGCCCCTCGGGTTCCTGTTTCATCATAAATGTCCTTCACTTCATAACTGTCACCTAAAGCTTATTCTGTTCGATCCCAAAGGTTGTAATTCTTTATGCCTCTCGATGACAAGCCTCTAAACCTTTGAACAGGTCATTAGATGCTCTCCATTTCCTCCGTTAGTCCTTGCCTGCCGTCCGGGTTTATTCTTAGAATCCAGGGTAACTTTGCTCCTCCTGCAAACAGGAGCTTGTGCTTGACTCTGAGTGATgcaaatacctttttttttttctgtctgtttattgTCTTCAGGTGGCAGCATACAACTCAGAAGGCAAGAGCAACCCCAGTCAGGTGGTGGAGCTTATCACAAACCCAGACAGGCCCAGCAGCCCCTGTAAGCCTGTCATCAGGGGAAGAGTCCTACCCACCAGTTTCAAGATGGCCTGGGGTGAGCATCTCCTGTcatctcctttcttttcttgatTGGACAAAATTTAGAACCAAGAATGGCTCATAATCGGCCTTTTTATTGAGCTAGTTTAATCACAGTTGAGACAGATTGGCTGCAGTCCGatcttcctttaaaaaaataatcggAATAaatttttaaagctaaaaaatGAAGGCATGTTCTTCTATCTTTTCAGATGCTTATAGTGTGTTGTGAGTTTATTTCACACTTACTGGACAAAAAGTAGCATAAGAAACTACGTAATAAAAAAgtgattgttttgttttcctcatcAGAACCCCCAAAAGATGATGGTGGAGCAGAAATCACAAAATATGTTGTGGAGCTTTCTGAGGGCTTAAGTGGTATGTAGAAAACGCTGCTGTTCCCAAAGGTTCTGTCAGTCGATTTAAAAGTCACAAAGAAAATAACTGCTtactttgcatttctttttctattttccaGGCCTTTCGTGGGAGCTTGTTTACTCAGGGCCGGCAAAGGAGCACGTGTGTGAAGGTTTGAAGCCTGGCTGCTCCTACCAGACACGAGTCTACTGCATGAGTGAAGGGGGACAAAGCCCGGTGAGTCATTGCACAGCCTCCAggttctttgcttttttttgccattCATGACTTTGCAGGAAAATGTGCAGAATCAATTCACACAAAAGCCTCTTCATATATGTCAACAACATGTGCAACCCACAACACTAAAATTAACAATACTTCTTTTTCATTCTAGTTATGGATAAACGATAATTTGCCCTCCAGTTTGTGTTCGTGGATTAGACTCGGCATCAAATACTCGACTACTTTTGTCAGAAGAGGTTTTTCTTAGTCTGTTTCAATTCACTTGATTATTTTTTCGGTCCATGCATCCATTCATGATGCAACTTGGGAAGAAAACCCTTTTGCTCCAGCGGAATATGGCAGAACACTCATGCTATTTTGAGCCATACTTAATCCAAAAATCTGTGAATGAAAGCATTCTTGGGATGCAGACGGTGAATTTAGCAGTGTTCACCTCAAGAACCAGTCTGAGATGGTGGAAAAtaatgttgttgctgttggaaagagagggagaggcacatTTATTAAGGGGATTGTTAATTGCTTTGTTGTCTTCCCTTGTAAGCTGTCGGAGACCCTGCAGGTCCAGACTCCTGCAGTCCCCCCGGGGACCTGCCCGGCCCCTCGGCTAGTGGGCAAGCCCAAAGccagggagctgcagctgcgCTGGGGTGAGTCATACACTAAGCCACATTTGTGTGGGATGTGTTGTGGCATTTCTGATGCAATTATTCTTCCTGAGAACTCCCCCAAAGCAGCCAACTTTGAAGTTTTATACAATTCTTATACCTTTTATAGATTTAACCTTGTGTATACAGCCACGCTTCTCTTTTAAAGAGTATTTATTTCTTCGTGTCTCAGGTCCCCCTCAAGTGGACGGAGGAAGCCCGGTGTCCTGTTACAGTGTAGAAATGAGTGGGCAGCATtcggaggagagcagagaagtTTACCAGGGCCCAGAACTGGACTGCTCTGTGGGCGGTTTAATGCCTGGCAAAACCTACAGCTTCCGGATCAAGGCGGCCAACAAGGCCGGGGTGAGAGAAGTTTAAAATCTGATTAATCCTCATAAAGAACACAttgttttgttctttcacaTGATTTTAAACTTTCAACATATTTGTTGTACGTAATATCTTTATAAATTGTTACATATTGTTTTTCCCCTTCTATACACATAGTTTGGACCACTTTCAGAGCGATGTGAGGTCACAACCGGACCCGGGGCCCCTGAGCAGTGCAAGGCACCTTCCATTATGTGCAAATCCCCCACATGTGTTGTCATTAGCTGGGAAGTAAGGCCCTGTCAAGTTTCTCTTCTTGATGTTCTTAAAATCTAATATAATTAACACCACCCTGAAGATAAAGTTAACTACGTTAACAACTATTACACCATTAACACTGTTCTGTTTTGTACTGTACTGAATAGCCGAGTCTCAGTTTGAAGCCATTCTATGTGCTTTGCTTCTAGACTCCCCCATGCAACGGTGCTCCAGTGACAGAGTATCGTCTGGAgtggggagctgctgaaggcTGTATGCAGGTGTGTTACACCGGCCCAGCCCTCAGCCACGAAATGAAGGGTCTGCTGCCTGCAACCAGCTATTTCTGCAGGACACAGGTgatttcaaatcatttttttttaaatgatttctgaTTCCTCACTCTTTAGGCCACCTAAAAAGCTGTTGCCTCAGTGCCTGCAGCTTGTAAATTCCATTCATGTTTTCAGTCCAGCTATAACAGTTTGTCACCTTTGTCCAGATTTGTAATGAGCAGCATGACAATGTGAGCTCATTACTGGGGCATTCCATCCTTTGTCACGGAAGGTCCCTTGTTTAGTATCATCACTCGCAGGTTGCGTTTGCATTTCAATTTGGGAAGACTAAAAATAAACTCGGCAGAAGACAAATTTAGAATATTGAGATTGGGCAACGTTTGATTGAAGTAATCTATTTTTACaatgtaaaaatagaaaaggTATGACTCTAAAGCCAGGAAGTGTCACTTTTGATAGTGAGCACATCTGATAGTGAGCTGTGTCATTCAGCTGTGACCACACTCTCTGTAACGGATTTAGACCATTCATAAAAACCCAACTGACACAGATGCTGGTTTATATACTTAATTATTCTCATTAATTCATCAAGTTAAAATACGTTTATGAAATAAAGTAACCTTAGAACGCCACCTTGTGGTCAAACATGGCTACTGCTTATCCTCTTTTGACTCATTTTGCTGACTCTTGTGCCTGGCCCCTGTACAGGCAGTAAATGTTGCTGGTGTGGGGCCGTTCAGTGACGTCGTGCTGTGCCAGACGCCCTGCTCCGTACCTGCGGCCGTCAGCAACATTTACGCTTTGCAAAGGTACGGGACGTCACTGGAcacagatgaggatgaagaggatgaggacagtGACTCCCAGCAGAGGCCATTCTACTCTCCGTCCACCTGTCTACGTATCTGCTGGGACCCCCCCTGTGACCACGGCTCAGACATCACTTCCTATTTGATCGACCTGGGAGAGCGCCAGCCCATTGTCATCGGTCCTGTCACCAGACACGTCATCCAGCACCTACAGCCCGACACCAGCTACAGGTTGGTGCTCCACACTGTAAATAACACTGAGCGAATTTGGATGTTGGCAGTTTTAAAAAGTGGAGGAACCTTAAATATTCAGCAAAATGCTGTGTTTGGCTTAGCTCCTTGAGTTTGGGGAGGATTTCAGAAAGTACAGCCAATTTTTGAAGGGAATATTGACATATATGAATGGAGGGCAAAGGGATTTATCCACAAAGTTCAGCGTAAAAAGCTGTTATCAGCCGGGACTCTTGAGTAGAAATGTTCCTGTCTGTCCCAACTGTCTGCCAGCTCATACAGccctctgactctctctcttcAAAACCCCCCTTAGGATCCGAATCCAAGCGCTCAACAGCCTGGGAGCTGGCCCCTTTAGTCACACCTTTAAGCTTAAGACGAAGCCCCTGCCCCCGCAGCCTCCCCGTCTGGAGTGCACCGCCTTTAGCCATCAGACGCTCAGGCTGAAATGGGGCGATGGCCCAGCCAAAGCCTCCACCTCAGATGCCCTCCAGTATCAGCTGCAGATGGAAGACAAGAACGGCAGGTTAGTGGCTTGTTACTCAGGCGAGGggaagtgacctgacaaacgaTAAGCTGATAAGAATTGCATATAACCGGCGATCTGCTTGACGTTACTTGGAAGTTTCTATTTTCTGACAGATGAGCCACAGTTCTCATTTCCTTTTTGCATCCTCATTCTAATCTCTCTTTTTCATGCTCCTGTGGTTGCAGATTTATATCCTTGTATAAAGGACcatgccacacacacaaagtccAGAGGCTTAATGAGTCTACCTCTTACACGTTCCGCATCCAGGCCTTTAATGAGGCGGGCGAAGGGCCCTTCTCCACTGTTTACACATTCACCACCCCACGCTCTCCCCCTGCCCCTGTCAAAGGTACGGTGACCAGCCCTTTTCAGCTTTCTCAGTTTCCGTCTGCCACCATCACTTGACAGTGAGAGTCGAGCTGGGTTCCTGGCAAAATTTATTGGATTGTCGAATCTATTTTTACGTGTTTGGATCAGATCCTCATTTAAAGGCATCTGAAGAAAATCAGCAGCACAACCGTCGCCAAACAGAAACTGGCTTATTTGGTCTCAAAGTTGTTATAACTTCATTTCTTCTTACAGCCCCTAAAGTGGAGCGTCACCACGACGACAACTCCTGCGAAGTCACCTGGGAGGCCCTGGCACCGATGAAGGGAGACCCAGTCATCTATATTTTGCAGTGCATGTTGGGAAATTCGGAATTTAAACAGGTATTAATGGGAGCAGCGAAATTCTGAGAAACTGAAGGCTAAAATACGGGATTAGTGACATTATCTGTGGCGCTGATCCGTATGATTGAAGATCTGGTGCCTTTACCTGCTCTTCATCAAGGCAGCCTGTCTGCTTTGTAGCATTCGTTATTCATCACTACTGGCTTTAAATTGCCCATTATGCAAAGGTCATTGATTTATGAGACGTCTTAAGTGTCCAGTGCCCACCagcacattttccttcctctttatGTCTTTCAGCCATATTTACATGGACTAATGGCACCGATGCCCGTCTGAATCTTACCACATTATACATGATGATTCAATCAAGGGGTTGAAATATATGGCTATTATCCTGCGCATGTTTGTTCCCAGCCCTGTTATCAAGACTCTTCTTGGATCTGTAGCCCATGTTTAATGGTTAGGAGCTTCAGTCTTACAATAACCAGGTTTAGTTGAGCTTGACAGCTGAATAACTGCAGGTCTGTAGTTTTTGTTTGTATTGGCTCGAAGCCAAAGAACAGCTCTGTGCTGCTCGGCGGGGCTTTAGAGTCTTGAATTATTTAAATTTTGAACCAcgctcttcatcctctcctcttcccagcTCTACAAAGGCCCCTCCACATCCTTCCACATCCAGAGCCTGCAGCCCAACAGCGACCACCGTTTCCGCGTGTGCGCTGTCAGACAGTGCCAGGATGCTCCTGAGCTGAGTGGCCCCTACAGCCCCACGGTGACCCTCTCCCAGCAGCGCAGCGATGCGGTGGCCAGCAGCGGTGCAGCCAGCGTGGGGGCCAGGGCCCCCACAGAGTCCATCCGGTCCAGGCAAAGCCTGACCGACGAGCAGTGCGCGTTCCTCCTCCTGATGGTTTTTGCCGTCATCGCTATTCTCATCGCTTTTGTCATCCAGTATTTTGTCATTAAATGAGCAGTTCGTGCCACTCAGCTGCAGGGTTATAGCTTTATTTCCCGCTTTGTGCGTTTTggagttttctttgttttgttttttttcctcaagtgGACACAAAGAACATGTTGTGGTGcattgggggggggctgagtggAGCTGAATGTTAATTATTGATGGAGGATGTGTAACACTTGCTCTAGCACCCGTGATAGCTTCCTGACTCTTCTGCCTTCGTCACTTCGTCCCGGCTCTGTGGTATCTGTCGTTCTGTTGACCTTTTGGTTCCACTGTATCAGCTTCCTGTGCAAAAGGAACTTGAAAAGAGCAGAGTTATGGTTTATTCTGGGGAGAGGGCTGGGCTGAAGCGGCGCTTCTACTCATCTACGTGTTGATTacagtatataaatatatatatgtgtatagaAATAGTCATAATTTATATTTCCATTGATGTGTCCAGTATGTAACTGGTTTTGATAGCTGTGTTCTGAAGACGGTATGTAGGTATCTCCTTGGCCTATGTATTGTTTGATCCTGGGATCGGATGGGCCAGTTTGCACAgtgggggtttgtgtgtgtgtgtgtccagaagTGTATTCTGTATGTATTTAGTGCCACCGCGGTACTCAGTTGGGAGGGCGCCAGGGCCACACGAAGGGACGTAATCCCCCGCTGGAGCTAAAAAGGGGGCGTAGCAAAAGAGAATATGAAAAGAAGAGTCAAATTCCTAGTCTAGAGCTTTGTTTAGCACTTTCCAACCTTTTTGATGTGCAGAATGTTAAAGGATGCAAAAATGACTGGAGAAATGTTCGTATATTTTTGTACAGTAAAAACAAGGACCTGTATGTTTGGGAGcggaggggtgggtgggtggcgcTCCGTATAAAGAAAACAACCAACCAAACTAAGTCAAACTATTTTTACTATCATATAGTTCTACTGCAGCTTTACTCAGAAATATTTTTCcgctcaaaaaaacaaaacaaacaaaaaaaaaaaaaatggacgctggtttgttttttttctttttcgtttTCCCCGTATTTGATTTTGCACCTTAGTGAAAGAAAAACCTCGACTGACGGCGTCTTGGTCTCGTGATGCATTTTAAAGAACACACTTCAAGATTGTGCAAGCCCTACTTGTCTTTTTGAGTGTTTTAAAAGTTGTAGTACCACATGTTGTGTCACTGaaacagcaaagagagaaagaaaggaagcgcggagagaaaaaaaaacgtaCTCGTTGTTTCAGAGGCCTTATCTGGAGGTGGAGAGTCACTTTGTTCTTCCTATTTTTGAGTGTTGGTagacattaaaatgtgttttatttccttttattttcggTTATTAGATGGTAATCACATGTAATCAGGAGAGTAATGGAAAGTAGTTCTGTGTATTACGTTTCTGTCATGTTATACATGTGTGAagtatatttttttattctattGAAGTAATATAAGTACGTACCCTCCAGAGAAGAGAATAAAACCAGAGTACTCATCATGGAAAGCAAATGTCAGATGCAGCCGATGTTATCTCCTGTACTTGTGAATCTAAATTTGCCTTTTTCTCTGTGTAGTCTGTGTAAGAGGTTGTTTCTGCTCAGTTTTTAGTGCTCATCTGGCTGTGGGGTCTAgtgttgtttggtttttggAAAGGTGATCGCTGTTGCAACCATGACTATGAAATACAGGTACCTTGCAAAACATCTTGGATAATTACATGATTTGGTCTTTGAGACATTCTGCAAAATGTCCTCTTTGTCACTGAAAGAAGCAAATTCCTATTTTTGATAGTGAACGCAACATGTGCCATTTTAACACCTCTTCACCCTGGGCTTACTTCTGTTGGGCGGAGAGATTAATAAAATGCTACAAAATTAGTCAGATATGCACAAAATAGACCATTTTTATGTAATTTTAATGTTTGCTGTTACCTCATACACAGTACATTCCAAAATGAGATTTGTTATATGACATATTACCAAACATATCACTTTAAAATGTTCGCTATGGGAAAACTGTATAATCATAGGTATGTATCTAAAGTGTAACTGTATAGCCATGATATCTACAACAGATCCATGCACAATAAAAGATTTATAATTCTTAAACCTGTTTTGACGTTTGGCcatatatttgtttttaagaACATCCATCGATCAGCTGTCGGCTCTTTAAAATCCAACGGGAGACAAATGCGTCTGCAGACAGGTTTACTTTCTTGTTTATAGATCAGAAATTGGAAACCTGTTAGACACACACCAGACCGAGGTTGCAAATTTCAAACAAAGTGTAATAATGGCCGCAGAATCAAAACATTCCCACTGGACCTTTTACACACATACTGGGTCTGTTGtactggaggaggaaggagacaaaAGCCTTGAATCAACCAGTTTCATTTCAGccagtgatttaaaaaaaaaaaaaaaaaaaaccctaaatgGGCAAATATAGTGCGACCGTGACCGCAGGACCGGATCTGCGACAAGGTCACTTTTagttcaaaagcaaaaaaatgaaTTCTAAAAAGTTGTTTCTGATGTAAACGTCCTGATCCAGTCGGAGTGATGCAGCAGTGGTCGCCCGGCGGGTCGCCCAGCAGGTCGCCCAGCAGGTCGCCCAGCAGGTCGCCCAGGCTTCAGTCATCCATCTTTGGAGCTGAAATCGGATCAACCTGTTGATCAGGAACTCAACCTGCAGCTTCTTTCAGGCTCATCTGTGCAAGCGATCATCCACTTGATCCTCCTTTTGTTCCTTTCTTTCTCCCAGATTGAGAAAGATTAACCTTTATTTTCATCCTAAAAACATATTTGAACCACAACCTTGGCTAAATACGAAgcggggaggagggtgggggtatatttaatgtatatttttttgCCCTCTTAAAAAGACACAACGCTCCAACAAAACGTGTTGAAATGTGGTTTATAACAGGCCTGACGGGTaggctgaggatgaggaggaggagatgagccGCTGGGTGTGAAGAGTGATGAAGCCAAAAGGGAGACTCAGGTGGGGCTTGAGCAAACACGCGACTCATTTTTCACTGATGACTTCCAGATGGCAAACAAGCCGAGTTCTGTGCCCGGCCCAGGTGATGCTCTACATCTGCATTTATTCAGAGGGGACGGCCCAGATCATCTTCCGTCCTCATTATCCCATCAGTGTCCACGGTCTCGGCATCATTGGATTATGAGGATCAATAGAAAGACACCCAGAGAGGACAGATAACCTTGTTTGGTCTCCCTGACTCCTCTGGGGGCTGTGGAGGAGGTGCTCTCCTCCCGCGTCTCTCATCAGTGTCGCTGAGCACCGGGGAGCgatccagcagcttcatcagaCGCTCGCTGTCGCCCTTCGTCATCACACGTGCGAGGCAACGAGAGACCGACGGTAAGGTCGCGTACAGTCGTCTTTTTATACGTATGTTTTCATCCTGGAAATATTATTTCAGATTGAATTGAGACAATTTGCTCCATTgatttagcttctttttttcctttttttgaatTGTGACTGACGAGCGACTGTTGTTTGTAGATGTTCCTCCACCCCGTCTTTggtttttattccatttgtaGTAGATGGAAGAGGGGAAAACTCCTGACTGACCGCAGATAAActtggaaaaaataaagcaggGGCATTCCCAGTTTAAATTTAGTGCGAGGTTCATTTTGaagtgtgacgctgcaacacaGGTGAGGTTCTGCAGTGACctaaatgcccccccctcccccagcaggtTAGAATGCCCTGGACCAGACCCCAGGTGGACCtccatgctgctgcagcagacaccATGGACCAGTACGCCACGGACGACCACCACTACGAGGGCTCCCTGTTCCCCACGTCCACCCTCATCCCCGTCACGGTCATCtgcatcctcatcttcatcgttGGCGTGACTGGCAACACCAtgaccatcctcatcatccagtATTTCAAGGACATGAAAACCACCACCAACCTCTACCTGTCCAGCATGGCCGTGTCCGACCTCGTCATCTTCCTCTgcctgccctttgacctctacCGCCTGTGGAAGTACGTGCCGTGGCTGTTCGGCGAAGCCGTGTGCCGCCTCTATCACTACATCTTCGAAGGCTGCACCTCGGCCACCATCCTCCACATCACGGCCCTGAGTATCGAGCGCTACCTGGCCATCAGCTTCCCCCTCAGGAGCAAGGTGATGGTGACCAGACGCAGGGTCCAGTACATCATCCTGGCGCTGTGGTGCTTCGCCCTGCTCTCCGCGGCTCCCACTCTCTTCCTGGTTGGAGTGGAGTACGACAACGAAACGCACCCCGACTACAACACGGGGCAGTGCAAGCACACCGGCTACGCCATCAGCTCCGGCAAGCTGCACATCATGATCTGGGTGTCCACCACCTACTTCTTCTGCCCCATGCTGTGCCTCATCTTCCTCTACGGTTCCATCGGGTGCAAGCTGTGGAAAAGCAAGAACGACCTGCAAGGTCCCTGCGCTCTGGCCCGTGAGAGGTCGCACCGGCAGACCGTGAAAATCCTGGGTGAGTGTGAAATTAGATCCAGGAATGATGAGAACTCCAACAGCAGAAACTCGGGCTGTTTGCCCCGTCAGCCGCTCGCCATTGttactgaggaaaaacaaacaggctgacACATTCCTCCACTCCTCAGCAGAAACTTCCAGTCCCCTTTCCCTTCCCGCTTCACTCTGTCACGGTTTGATTGATGCAGCAAACAAGAATAAGCGAGGACGCGCGCCGCTGCCGCGGCCGCGGCCGCTGAATTATTCAGCCTTTGTCGCTAACTTTCCTTCCGTTTGGCCAAATTAGCAGcgtttgtgttttctgcaggaaACTCTGCTGACCAAATATGTCATCCGTCAGGATATTAATAACGTCCATC encodes:
- the mlnr gene encoding motilin receptor, translating into MPWTRPQVDLHAAAADTMDQYATDDHHYEGSLFPTSTLIPVTVICILIFIVGVTGNTMTILIIQYFKDMKTTTNLYLSSMAVSDLVIFLCLPFDLYRLWKYVPWLFGEAVCRLYHYIFEGCTSATILHITALSIERYLAISFPLRSKVMVTRRRVQYIILALWCFALLSAAPTLFLVGVEYDNETHPDYNTGQCKHTGYAISSGKLHIMIWVSTTYFFCPMLCLIFLYGSIGCKLWKSKNDLQGPCALARERSHRQTVKILVVVVLAFIICWLPYHIGRNLFAQVDDYDTAMLSQNFNMASMVLCYLSASINPVVYNLMSRKYRAAAKRLFLLHQRPKPAHRGQGQFSMIDHNPTLDESLTGV